One Rhodococcus jostii RHA1 DNA segment encodes these proteins:
- a CDS encoding LGFP repeat-containing protein yields MRSDREELPEGFTKEDADKAEIAEAKILAASKPRNARTATTATNAIAAAAPTDCMTYFPQWMYQVCGAIRVKYDSLGGPASFLLLPTSNELVNPDGYGRRNTFQNGPIYWSAASGAHPVVNHFFAAWQRNGWEAGPLGYPTTDEIVNPDGLGRRQEFQNTAAIYWKLNEAYAVRGAVRDKWNTVGAEQGFLGYPSSDELGTPDGIGRFNRFANGAIYWTAGTGAQAMSTTFFTKWGSLGYETGSLGYPIAGDLLNADNVGRRQQFQRGYIYWHPSVGANSVHGRILEQWNTLGSEGGSMGYPVTDEQSSIPLIAPVGAVTQFFQNGSLIWSGQNNEVLRGGWKDVASSSAAQKSSQTSEGSGMVAPMFQSPCPEGTQDYEGAQSAYNCVIRFQDIGGTWINVRAGRGDPNGFGQLHYKTDHQVKDRWVELLLQDSYGVPTNFDAEGTGVTENPDRYRYAQAYYVDNFRGKTSYLITFEVIADFAETNQVSDHTQFGVVTSFCSDPNDNDNIIKFCPQLPTPYL; encoded by the coding sequence ATGCGCTCGGATCGCGAAGAACTGCCCGAGGGATTCACCAAAGAAGACGCCGACAAAGCCGAGATCGCTGAGGCGAAAATTCTGGCGGCATCGAAGCCGCGCAACGCACGCACCGCTACCACGGCCACCAACGCTATAGCCGCGGCAGCCCCTACGGACTGCATGACGTATTTCCCCCAGTGGATGTATCAGGTCTGCGGTGCGATCCGGGTCAAGTACGATTCCCTCGGCGGTCCAGCCAGCTTCCTACTGCTTCCCACCAGCAACGAACTGGTCAACCCCGACGGTTATGGGCGTAGAAATACGTTTCAGAACGGGCCCATATACTGGTCTGCGGCCAGCGGCGCCCACCCCGTGGTCAACCACTTCTTCGCCGCCTGGCAACGCAATGGCTGGGAAGCCGGTCCCCTCGGGTATCCGACCACGGACGAAATCGTCAACCCCGACGGACTCGGCCGACGTCAGGAGTTCCAGAACACCGCCGCCATCTATTGGAAACTCAATGAGGCTTATGCGGTTCGGGGGGCAGTCCGTGACAAATGGAACACCGTTGGAGCCGAACAGGGGTTCCTTGGTTATCCATCATCCGACGAGCTCGGTACGCCGGATGGAATCGGGAGATTCAACCGGTTCGCGAACGGCGCGATCTATTGGACGGCCGGCACCGGGGCACAGGCGATGTCGACGACCTTCTTCACCAAGTGGGGAAGCCTTGGCTACGAGACGGGCTCACTTGGGTACCCGATCGCGGGGGATTTGCTGAATGCAGACAATGTTGGCCGACGTCAGCAGTTCCAACGGGGATATATCTACTGGCACCCCTCTGTTGGTGCAAATTCAGTTCATGGCCGCATTCTCGAACAGTGGAACACGCTCGGATCCGAAGGTGGATCAATGGGATACCCCGTCACCGATGAGCAGTCGTCCATTCCGCTCATTGCCCCGGTCGGAGCAGTAACCCAGTTCTTCCAAAACGGCTCTCTGATCTGGAGTGGACAGAACAACGAGGTACTTCGGGGTGGATGGAAAGACGTGGCAAGCTCTTCTGCTGCGCAGAAATCCTCGCAAACTTCCGAGGGTTCGGGAATGGTGGCACCTATGTTCCAATCGCCCTGCCCGGAAGGAACCCAGGATTACGAGGGCGCTCAATCGGCGTACAACTGCGTTATTCGGTTCCAAGATATCGGTGGCACGTGGATCAACGTCCGAGCAGGGCGCGGAGATCCGAACGGATTCGGACAGCTGCATTACAAGACCGATCATCAGGTGAAGGACCGGTGGGTCGAGTTGCTGCTTCAAGACAGCTACGGGGTGCCAACGAATTTCGACGCTGAAGGGACAGGAGTCACCGAAAATCCTGACCGCTATCGGTATGCGCAGGCCTACTACGTCGATAATTTCCGTGGAAAAACCAGCTACCTGATCACATTCGAGGTGATTGCCGATTTCGCTGAAACGAACCAAGTATCCGATCACACCCAGTTCGGCGTCGTGACATCCTTCTGCTCAGATCCCAACGACAACGACAACATCATCAAGTTCTGCCCGCAACTACCCACGCCCTATCTCTAG
- a CDS encoding LGFP repeat-containing protein, whose translation MDQWSAAGYEQSSFGYPTADQADVSGVAFEQQFQNGKLYSPKPATEKYADYQLQSTGADQCPLPQASRVGPWVCGALGPSAPLEAPAPPQALSDPGTWCSGTGLGGCWTVHNDLKASYEVDLFYGRGPEHLGTGTALIVWQLAGPYTDILEARITSPDAPIGRVTFSGALYNGAAGVVGSQIHRTQPQFENGPFMTNRPINLTNKSALTLSDFKNDDHNYALQVSVEFSEYPTGYFYFYARSPVSHYDDSVPDNVYRFISADNLPADREDAGWNW comes from the coding sequence TTGGATCAATGGTCAGCAGCAGGCTACGAGCAGAGTAGTTTCGGCTATCCCACTGCCGACCAGGCCGACGTCTCCGGCGTCGCTTTCGAACAACAGTTCCAGAACGGCAAGCTCTACAGCCCCAAGCCTGCCACCGAAAAGTACGCCGACTACCAACTCCAGTCCACCGGAGCTGACCAGTGCCCGTTGCCCCAGGCATCGCGTGTTGGGCCATGGGTGTGTGGGGCACTAGGGCCATCAGCTCCGCTCGAAGCCCCAGCCCCGCCGCAAGCACTCAGCGATCCCGGGACATGGTGCTCCGGAACGGGGCTCGGCGGCTGCTGGACCGTTCATAATGACCTCAAAGCGAGCTATGAGGTCGACCTGTTCTACGGCCGCGGGCCCGAACATCTCGGCACCGGAACTGCTCTCATAGTTTGGCAACTCGCAGGCCCCTACACCGACATCCTCGAGGCGAGGATCACCTCCCCCGACGCACCCATCGGCAGGGTGACCTTTAGCGGGGCACTGTACAACGGCGCCGCCGGAGTCGTTGGCTCGCAAATCCATCGCACTCAACCACAGTTCGAAAATGGCCCCTTCATGACCAACCGCCCGATCAATCTGACAAACAAATCGGCGCTGACGCTCTCGGACTTCAAGAATGACGACCACAACTATGCCCTGCAGGTATCTGTCGAGTTCAGCGAATACCCCACCGGATACTTCTACTTCTACGCCCGGAGTCCAGTGTCACACTACGACGACAGTGTCCCTGATAACGTCTACCGATTCATATCGGCCGACAACCTACCCGCGGACCGCGAGGATGCAGGATGGAACTGGTGA
- a CDS encoding LGFP repeat-containing protein: MSGAILDQWSLAGYERSRLGYPTADAANQGTLAAEQQFQNDKIYAPNMAVPLGATGINLTLGVPTVAALSAGPVPDGVVLNGQGFSLTFQRNSLGNINVDYLRTTAQAPAQFKLIAGLPTGYSMAVANNSVEVRSSAGTVIGRVTLPLTFGVNGLEVGTNTTLSGNEVTINLGTSSSYPHRSFLRAVDVPYPAPESYDNLTEQERQVCRDDLPECWNTRNTGDDAKEVSHREYPNYQTIGEQDNRVDAVRHCAWLAYMTQRADSDFANRMATAHERAYYNEPLASAMDLYNNQTGIAVGLREEGSATGIETTCRQYGRDARQVNAVSEVGENVNENDLVFIHE; the protein is encoded by the coding sequence GTGAGCGGGGCCATACTCGACCAGTGGTCCCTTGCGGGGTACGAGCGCAGCCGGCTCGGCTACCCCACAGCCGACGCGGCTAACCAGGGAACTCTCGCGGCAGAGCAGCAGTTTCAGAACGACAAGATCTACGCCCCCAATATGGCTGTTCCGCTCGGTGCTACCGGAATCAACTTGACGCTGGGCGTGCCGACTGTGGCGGCGCTGTCAGCAGGGCCAGTCCCCGACGGGGTGGTTCTGAACGGCCAAGGTTTCTCGCTGACTTTCCAACGGAATTCGCTCGGAAACATCAACGTCGATTATCTCCGGACAACGGCGCAAGCGCCCGCTCAGTTCAAGTTGATCGCGGGTTTGCCGACCGGCTACTCCATGGCGGTAGCGAACAACAGCGTAGAAGTACGGTCGTCAGCAGGGACTGTTATCGGCAGAGTGACCTTGCCGTTGACCTTCGGCGTGAATGGCTTGGAGGTGGGCACGAATACGACCCTCTCCGGAAACGAGGTGACCATCAATCTCGGAACATCCTCGTCCTATCCGCATCGTTCGTTCCTCCGCGCAGTGGACGTGCCCTACCCGGCGCCGGAGTCTTACGACAACTTGACCGAGCAAGAGCGACAGGTCTGCAGAGACGATCTGCCCGAGTGTTGGAACACCCGAAACACGGGTGATGACGCCAAGGAGGTTTCTCATCGCGAGTATCCCAACTACCAAACCATCGGCGAGCAGGACAATCGGGTTGACGCCGTACGGCATTGCGCATGGCTGGCGTACATGACACAACGTGCCGACTCAGATTTTGCGAACCGAATGGCAACTGCGCACGAACGCGCGTACTACAACGAACCTCTCGCCTCGGCAATGGACCTGTACAACAATCAGACGGGAATCGCAGTCGGTCTGCGCGAAGAAGGAAGCGCTACAGGAATAGAAACTACCTGCAGGCAATACGGCAGGGACGCCCGCCAGGTCAACGCGGTTTCAGAAGTAGGAGAGAATGTGAATGAGAACGATTTGGTGTTTATTCACGAATAG
- a CDS encoding DUF6262 family protein, producing the protein MTNPMSEGRRADSIRRRQRVVKALGAAGATGTEITVSSIARAAGVDRSFLYRHRDLLARIHTAQSCPSPTHWNGEPVTRESLKADLANTHQRIARLAAHNTQLERKLSELLGEAAWRESGLGAPTDIDQLQRRITMLEQHVVDLTGQLEERSQELDAARSANRELFTNMNKQH; encoded by the coding sequence ATGACGAACCCGATGAGCGAGGGCCGCCGGGCCGATTCCATCCGGCGCAGGCAACGAGTCGTGAAGGCGCTGGGCGCTGCCGGAGCAACCGGAACGGAGATCACCGTCTCGTCGATAGCCCGAGCGGCTGGCGTGGACCGCAGCTTCCTGTACCGGCACAGGGACCTGCTCGCCCGGATTCACACCGCTCAAAGTTGCCCGTCCCCGACACACTGGAACGGGGAACCCGTGACACGGGAATCGCTCAAAGCCGACCTCGCCAACACCCACCAACGCATCGCTCGTCTGGCCGCCCACAACACGCAACTCGAACGAAAACTCTCCGAGCTGCTCGGCGAGGCAGCATGGAGAGAATCCGGGCTCGGCGCCCCCACTGATATCGATCAACTCCAAAGGCGCATCACGATGCTCGAACAGCACGTCGTCGACCTCACCGGCCAACTCGAAGAACGTAGCCAGGAACTCGACGCGGCCCGCTCGGCGAACCGAGAACTGTTCACGAACATGAACAAACAACACTGA